The DNA region CGCGGGTACAAGATCCGCGAGAAGCTGCTGCGGCCCGCGCTGGTAAGGATTGCCGCGAATGCGGAGCAGGTATCGGACTAGGGCTACGGCATGCGCCAGTATGCGCGACCTATAGCAAGTTATTAGAAGAGAGACTGTGGAATGAGTGCGACGGCAAACGTGACGAAGATCGATTTTTATGAAGTGTTGAGTGTTTCGCGGGATGCGAGCGACCAGGAGCTGAAGACGGCTTACCGCAAGCTGGCGATGCAGTATCATCCCGACCGCAATCCGGACGATCCGACGGCTGAGGAGAAGTTCAAAGAGTGCAGCGAGGCTTATCAGGTCCTGAGCGACCCGGAAAAGCGCGCGGCCTATGATCGTTATGGCCATGCCGCGTTCAATGGTGGTGGCCCCGGCGCGGGTGGTAATCCGTTCGGCGGTGCACAGGATCTTGGCGACATCTTCGGCGACTTGTTTGGCGAGATGTTCAACATGGGCGGCGGCGGCCGCAAGGCCTCGCGCGTACAGCGCGGGCGTGACTTGCGCTACGATCTGACGCTGGAGTTCGAAGAGGCGGTCTTCGGCAAGGAGAAGGAGATCACCATCCGCCGCATGGAGACTTGCATCGATTGCAAGGGCTCGGGTGCGGCAAAGGGTAAGGCTCCCGTGACCTGCACGCAGTGCGGCGGGCGCGGTCAACAGCGGTTCCAGCAGGGCTTCTTTTCCGTGGCGCGGACTTGCTCTGTCTGCGGCGGCACAGGAACGCTGATCGTCGATCCCTGCCAGACTTGCCGGGGCGAGACGCGAGTACAGACGGAGCACAGCATTCTGGTCAAGGTTCCCGCTGGCGTGGAGCAGGACACGCGAATTCGCTACCAAGGCGAGGGCGAGGCCGGAAAGTTTGCCGGGCCTGCGGGCGATCTCTACGTCGTGCTGAACGTGAAGGCCCACAAGTTCTTCGAGCGCGAGGGCGACGACCTGCATTGCGTGATGCCGATCTCATTTCCGCAGGCAGCGTTGGGAACCGAGTTGGAGATTCAGACGCTCGAAGGGGAAGCGACCATCAAGATCCCGGAGGGAACGCAGAGTGGCAAAGAGTTCAAGCTACGCGGCAAAGGCGTGCCTCACCTCAATTCTCATGGCAAGGGCGATTTGATCGTCGAGATTCGCGTGCAGACGCCGGGCAAGCTGACCAAGCAGCAGAAGGAGTTGCTGCGGCAATTAGGCGAAACGATGGTGGTGGAGAACACGCCGACTTCGCGCGGACTCTTCGACAAAATGAAAGAGATCTTCAGCTAGATTGAACTACAGGTCTGAGTCCGAAAGGATGAGCTAAACACCAGTGTATTTACTGGTCTGATTTATGAAAATGCCCCAGTATTTTGCTGGGGCATTTTCATTGCAATTTTGGCTTTCGAAAGATATCAGAGTGATTAAAATTATGTAAAGAGAATTTTAATGTTCTTCAAACTTTAGCCGAGGAGGACGCATCTACTACAGTAGCGATCCTTCGCTAAATGACGCTGCTTCAAGGTTTATCGAACATATACCTTCCAGCAGCGCAGGAGAACTATGGTTAAAATTTTACTCGCATGTTTGCTGGTTATACCTGTCGGGCTTCAGGCTCAGAGTTCCAACAGCAATAGCTCATCAATCGTCGCACCGGATAGCTCAGCCGGCGGAAGCCCTTCTGCCCAGCAGCCACAAGCCACCTCTGGAGGATTCTTCAGTCGGGGAGTGTTTACCCCATCGATGCATGATGCGCCAGTTGGTTCGTTCACAGCAAGCTATGTGTATCAGTACGCACCGGACCTCGCAGGCGCAAATCGCAGCCTGATGGGATGGTCGGCAACGCCGGAGGTGAACTTCACAAAGTACCTCGGGTTGCAGGCGGAGTTTACCAGTCTCTACATGCGCAGCGTCTATCCCGGACAGGACAGGCTCATGATGGCTGCGGGTCCGAGGTTCAACTTTGCGCCGCACTCGAGGTTCAGCCCCTTCGCATTTGCCGAGGGCGGAGAGATTCGAGCCACACGGAAATTGAGCGATGTCTCCGATTGGAACCCGGTGGCGACAGGCGGAATCGGGCTCAACTACAAGATCTCGCGCGGTATTTCGTTTCAGTTGATTCCTGGCGAATATGTGGGACAGCTTCAAGACGACAATAGCTGGAATCACAGCTTTATGTCGAAGGCTGGCATTACCTTCAATTTTTATAAGTAAGAAATGGCTGGAGGTCATTGCGACGCGGATTTTCTGGAGCTGCTTACGGTCATTACCGTGGGCAGCTCTTTTCATTTGGCCCTCAAATAAAGCGAGCTCGAGCTTAGGAGAGATGAGTTGAGGTGATGGCGATCGCGGCGATTGCTGCGGTTTCGGCGCGGAGAATACGAGGGCCAAGCGTAACAGGCGTCCAGTGATGCGTTGTGAAAAGTGCCATCTCTTCCGGCGTCCAGCCGCCCTCGGGCCCTATGGCCAGAGCGACCGTCTCGTAACCCGTAGCTTGCCTCGAGACTGCGAGAGCTGCGGACAGAGTGGTGGCCTGTTCGGTCTCAGAGAGGAGAATGTGGATCGCGCTTTGCTCTTGTTCGAGAGCGGCCTTCAGAGTGGTGGGAGCGGCAATCTCGGGGATGTCGGTACGGCGGGATTGCTTGGAGGCTTCGAGAGCGATGCGTCGCCAGCGCTCGGCGCGCTTCGGGGCGGCAAGTGTTAGATGCTTTTCGGTTCTGCGGGCAAGAATGGGAGTGATGCGCGCCACCCCAAGCTCGGTGGCCTTTTCGATGGCCCATTCCATGTGGTCGAACTTGAAGACGGCGAGTAAAAGATGGAGCGGAAGCGCGGCGTCGGCTTCGAGCTCTTCGTGCAGCGTGAACAGGACATTGTCTTCGGAGACGCTGGTCACTTCAGCGCGGTGGAGGAAGCCTCCCGCGACGACGTCGAAGATCTGGCCGGGTTCGGCGCGGAGTACGCGGGCGAGGTGGGCGGCCTGATCTCCACTGAGCGAGGCTGTAGTGGCGGTCCAGTTATCGGCGATCCAGCGGCGGCGGGTCATTCCTGATTATTACTGATCGAAGTTGGTAGAGGTTTTCTTGCTATTCAGCGGGATGGTGATGGGGAAGGTCCCGATGTGATAAAGATCCACATTGAGGACGGCGGATTTGCGGTGGTTCCACGTATCCAGTGTGATGGGGAACTGGAGAAGAACCATGCCTTCTGCGGAGCCGCCGGGAGCGATGAGGATTTCGCGGCGGAGCGGAGCCGAGGACAGTGGCTTGAGCGCGGGGAAGGAGGTGTAGATGTTGGGAAGGTCCTTCGCTTCGGCAGCGGTGGTCGTGATCTCCTGATCGTCGGCGGTGAGAAGTGTAGCGGTGAAGTCTTTGAGAAAGAGAGGAAGGCGCAGAGGGTCGTCGACGCGCAGGTTTGCCAGGACGTAGAGGTTATCCTCGGCTTTGTCGCTGCCTACGACGAGAGAATCGGACTTGAAGACAGTATGAGTGGGATATACGGCTGTGTGGGTGATGGTAAGGTCTACCGTTTGGGCCGGCGTGTGGCGGATCACCAGGGCGAGGACAAACCCAAGCAGGAGAAACGCAATAAGGACCGGGGCGATCAGGTTGCGCTGCGTTTGTTGTTCAAATCGTAAGTCGGTCACTGGATTGAGAATAGCAAGAGAGGATGGCTTATCAAGATTTTTTCTCACGGTGACACTACACTAAAGTATGCATACCTCGCTAGAGGCTGGCGTGGTGTTATTGGACGGCATATTCATCGAGCAGGACGCTGACCAAGGCCGCCGTGGGAACGGCAACGAGGGCTCCTACGACGCCAGCCAGAGCGGTTCCGCAGAGCAGGGCGATAAGCACGGTCAGTCCCATGAGGTTGACGCTGGATCGCATGATGCGCGGTGTGAGGTAGGCGTTCTCGATGTTGACATAGATGAGATAGAAGATGAGGACGCCGGCGACCTTGCTCCAGGAATCGAGTGCCGCTACGCCGGTTACGAGCACCATCGTGACGATGCCTCCGGCGATGGGAATGATGTTGAACAGGCCCATCAAGACTCCGAGGAGGAGGAAGTAACGGACGTGGAGCAGGCCAAAAACGATGGTGCTGCAGACACCAAGAATCAGCATGAGCAGACCTTGCCCTAAGAGCCATTTGCTGACCTTCAACTCTGCCTTGTGGAGGGTTTGGTCTAGACGAGCACGCTGCGGATAGGGAAACAGGGAGAGAAAGAAGCGGTAGGCGTATTCGCCTTCGAGCATGAAATAGATGCAGAGGAAGGCAGCAGTGAGGATGTCGAAGAGGTGCGAAAGCCAGGCGGGCAGAGAGGTAAAGAGGTAGCTGGCAGTTTCGGTAAGCGCTCCCTCAGCACGCTGGATCACGGAATCGAGATTGAATTTGGCGGCGAAGGGAAGTTTGTTGATGCGTGCAACGGCTTCGGGTATGCGCTGGGGAAGCTCGGTCGAGAACTCGCGGAGGTCTCTTACGACAGGCGGCAGACCAAAGGTGAAGAAGATAGTGAGGGCGACAAGGACACCGGCGATGAGAATGACGATGGCGATGCCGCGGGAGGGGCGATAGCTGCGAAATTCGAGCTTGGTAATGCGAACGACGAGGGGCGTAAAAACGACCGCGAAGAGGGCGCTGACGTAGATAATCTCCAGCTCTTTAAGCAGGTGCCAGGCCAGGTAGAGCGCGAGCAGGACGGCAATGCTGAAGAGAATGTGGCCGCGTACTGCTTTCCGGGATTCTTTTTCGCCGGGGGTAAGGTTGGGCGTTGAGGTGGCCAGCTTCATTCTCCTGTGGGGCTTGTGACAGGTTGGATGCAGATAATGTGCGCGCGGCGGTTCAGAGACGATCGTGCGG from Edaphobacter paludis includes:
- the dnaJ gene encoding molecular chaperone DnaJ, encoding MTKIDFYEVLSVSRDASDQELKTAYRKLAMQYHPDRNPDDPTAEEKFKECSEAYQVLSDPEKRAAYDRYGHAAFNGGGPGAGGNPFGGAQDLGDIFGDLFGEMFNMGGGGRKASRVQRGRDLRYDLTLEFEEAVFGKEKEITIRRMETCIDCKGSGAAKGKAPVTCTQCGGRGQQRFQQGFFSVARTCSVCGGTGTLIVDPCQTCRGETRVQTEHSILVKVPAGVEQDTRIRYQGEGEAGKFAGPAGDLYVVLNVKAHKFFEREGDDLHCVMPISFPQAALGTELEIQTLEGEATIKIPEGTQSGKEFKLRGKGVPHLNSHGKGDLIVEIRVQTPGKLTKQQKELLRQLGETMVVENTPTSRGLFDKMKEIFS
- a CDS encoding RsmE family RNA methyltransferase, which gives rise to MTRRRWIADNWTATTASLSGDQAAHLARVLRAEPGQIFDVVAGGFLHRAEVTSVSEDNVLFTLHEELEADAALPLHLLLAVFKFDHMEWAIEKATELGVARITPILARRTEKHLTLAAPKRAERWRRIALEASKQSRRTDIPEIAAPTTLKAALEQEQSAIHILLSETEQATTLSAALAVSRQATGYETVALAIGPEGGWTPEEMALFTTHHWTPVTLGPRILRAETAAIAAIAITSTHLS
- a CDS encoding AI-2E family transporter is translated as MKLATSTPNLTPGEKESRKAVRGHILFSIAVLLALYLAWHLLKELEIIYVSALFAVVFTPLVVRITKLEFRSYRPSRGIAIVILIAGVLVALTIFFTFGLPPVVRDLREFSTELPQRIPEAVARINKLPFAAKFNLDSVIQRAEGALTETASYLFTSLPAWLSHLFDILTAAFLCIYFMLEGEYAYRFFLSLFPYPQRARLDQTLHKAELKVSKWLLGQGLLMLILGVCSTIVFGLLHVRYFLLLGVLMGLFNIIPIAGGIVTMVLVTGVAALDSWSKVAGVLIFYLIYVNIENAYLTPRIMRSSVNLMGLTVLIALLCGTALAGVVGALVAVPTAALVSVLLDEYAVQ